TGGGAATCGTCACACTGATGAACTATGAGCAAACCGCGAAGTTCTTCTTTGACAAGAATAGGTACAACCAAATTGACTTTGACCCCAAACTGTTGCATTAATTCCAGATGGCTTTGTTCAACTTCCAGGAGATCCAAATTATCCAGTCCGAAAATCTTGCCTTGACGATACTGCTGTAGATTGTACTGGTGGAGATATTCTGCTTCAAAATAGGGGGCGGCGTTGTTTTGCTCTTTGATTGCTGGTAAACCAGAAACTACTGCTTCAATAACGGTATTTGCAGACTGATCTGGCAAAAGCTGATAAATTAAAACTCGGTCAGTCTGGAGAATCTTTTGTACCTCTTTGACAGTGATTTGGAGAATTTCTTCGATATCCAAAGACTGACGAATCTTCAGGGTGATTTCGGTAAATAGTTGCGATCGCAAATTTTGGCGTTGTATTTCTTCTTCAGCCTGTTTACGCTGGATAAATTGCCCTACTTGCTCGCCGATAGAATTCATTGTTTTTACTAAATCTTCATCAAGGGGCTGGATTTCCCGGTTGAAGCAGGTAATCACACCGAGGATTTTGTTACCGCTGCGGATCGGAAAACCAAAAGCTGCGTGTAGTCCTACTTGAGCAGCTATTTTGAAGTCAGGAAAATTAATATCTTTAGCGATATCAGAGATCCAAACAGGTTCAGAACTAGCCCAAACCCTTCCAGGTAGTCCAATTCCGGGTGCAAAGGTGGTTTGCCGCTTCAGTATTTCAAACTCTTGCATTTCAATGGATGCTTTATGCCAGATATCGAGAAAATACAGCACATTTGCTTGCTCATCTACCATCCAAATTTCACCCAAATCCCATGCCAAACTCTCACAGATTCCTTGCAAGATTTTGCGAGTAGCTTCGCTAATTGTGGCGGACTCGGCTAAAACGCGGGTTGCAACATATTGTGCAGTTAGATGCTGTTGTGCGCGTTTGCCATCGGTAATGTCAATGCCAGTGACGACAATGTACTCAACATTGCCCTCATAGTCTTTTAAAGTGGTATTCGACCAGGCAATTAGCCGCCGACTACCATCTTTCATTACCCAATAATTTTCATAATTATCGGAAAGTTGACCAGATCGTAACTGGTCAAAAATTGCTTTGACTGGCTCCACCTCTTCGGGAATGAGGAACAAGTTCCAGCTATACCTACCCCTCACTTCATCAAAGGAGTAACCAGTTATTTGCTCACAGGTTTGATTGAAACGAACGATTTGCCCTTGAGAATCGAGAACTATTACCAACGCTCCGACTGTATCAAGGACTGCTGAGATAAAGTTGCGTTCTTGATTTAAGGTTTCTTCTGTTCTCTTCCGCTCAATAACCTCACGATAGATCGAGTAGTATACTACAGCAAGAACGATAAAACTTAGGCAAATAGCGATCGCCAGTGTCAGAACTGTGTTTCGAGTCCAAGCCTTTGCAGCTTGTGACTGCTTTTGGATTTGTCCCCTATCCTCATTTTCTATCTCATTGATCGCCTTGCGAATATCATCCATGAGATTTTCTCGATCGTTTTTCAGCAGTACTTGCAACGCCGCCTCTAATCCCTTGTTCTGCCGCAAGTCGATAGTCTGTTTTAGTTCAGTAAGTTTAGCCGTTATCAGAAATTCAAGCGTTGCAATCTGCTTTTGTTGATTCGCTTGAGCTACTGTTAAATTCTTTAGCTGGGCAATTTCTTGATCGACGTTACTAAGTGCTGTTTGATACGATTTTAGATAAAGTTTTTCTCCAGTGAAGATGTAACTACGTTGTCCAATCTCAGCATCCTTTACCTGGGACAGTATTTTCTCTAGGCTGTTAAGTTTTTTATAAGTATGTTTTACTATACTGCGATTAAAATTAGTCAATATTCTTGTATTCTGATAAGAAACCACCCCAATCAGAACTAAAATTACCGACGAGAAACCAAAACTTGCTGCAATCTTTTTAAAAAATTGCTTGCGTACCTTCTGTGCCTGGTTGCTTTTCTTGGTAACAAGTACCAAACTTGCTAAATTTCGGCGCAATTCCAGTTGCTTGATGACTTGATGACCTAAAGTTCGTAATCCCTCTAATTGTTCTAGATTAAGTTCTCGTGGTACGTAGTCAATTACACACAGGGTTCCGAGGGCGTATCCTTCAGGGTTAGTTAAAGGTACACCAGCATAAAACCGAATATTTGGATCAGATGTCACCAGTGGATTTGTTGCAAACCGTTCGTCATCTCTTGTATCAGGCACGACAAAAATATCAGGCTGGAGAATGGCATGGGCACAGAATGCGAAATCTCGGTGTGTTTCTGGGGTATCCAAACCGACTTTTGACTTGAACCACTGGCGATTTGTATCAATTAAGCTAATTAAGGCAATAGGAGTCTGACAAATATACGAGGCTAAACGAGTCAGATCGTCAAAGGTGGCTTCCGATGGCGTATCGAGAATCTTATACTGCAAAATTGCCTCGATTCTCTGGGCTTCGTTATCAGGTAATGGTGCTTTCATCCTTGAGCCTTATCTACATTCTGGGGAGTGGGGAAGAAGCAGAGGAGCAGGGGAGGCAGGGGAGAAGGAAATAACTAATGCCCCATGCCCAATGCCTAATGCTCAATGCCCAATTCAACAAACTTACTTTAATTAATGACAACAGTTTACTTAAAAGCGTTAGCGTAATTTTACTGAGTTATATGTTATTAAATAATCGTTTAAATGATTAAATCCCTGCTGTATTTTTTTTGGGCTGGTTTATTGGAAATTGGGGGCGGCTACCTAATCTGGTTGTGGTTACGCGAAGGTAAACCGTTTTGGTTGGGCATATTGGGGGGAATTGCTTTAGCTTTCTATGGGGTTATTGCAACTCTACAACCAACAAATTTTGGCAGAGTGTATGCGGCTTATGGCGGCGTGTTTATCGCAATGGCAATGCTTTGGGGTTGGAAAGTAGACGGGGTAACTCCAGATCGCTACGACTTAATCGGAGGATGTTTAGCTTTAATGAGTGTTTTAATTATCATGTTTGCTCCCAGAACTTAAGTAAAAGTTCTATATTATTTTTCACCAATAACTTTTATAACTTTCCCTTTTAAACAGATAATAATCCCATGCAAAATTGCAAAAGTCTTTTCACAACTTGTCAACTATCACAATTATTTTGGTTTGTAACAGTAAGTAACTAAAAATTTGGAATTTTCTCAGGCTTGAATAAAATACTATTCTTCTCTTCTTAAAAAAAAAGATGCAATGTAATGATTGCGTGTTTATACGCTGATTGAAATTTTAGCAACGACAATCAGGATTATATTTTTGTTAACATTTCAAGAACATTGAGGTTAAGTAACTTTCAAGACAAAAATGTGGCAATAAAAGTAATCAAATGTAGTTAAGTATACAAATCGTTGGTGCTTAGGAAGAAAAAAAGTGTTGAAGAAAGTTGTGATGATTGGAGCTATCAGCCTACTGTTTTTAGGAGGGCCGTTGATGGGCAATGCTTTTGCCCAAACCCCAACTGCTGCCCCGCCTACTGCTGATACTGGAGATACGGCATTTATGCTGATTTCAGCAGCACTTGTGCTGCTAATGACACCAGGATTGGCATTTTTCTATGGTGGATTTGTGCGATCGCGCAACGTTCTAAACACATTGATGATGAGCTTTGTGTTAATGGCGATCGTCGGAGTTACCTGGATTCTGTGGGGCTATAGTCTTTCATTTGCGCCAGGTTTACCGTTTATCGGTGGATTGCAATGGCTGGGGTTGAATGGTGTCGGGTTAGAGATAACCGATTATCTCAAAGGGTCAAACCCGCCAGAAGTCGTCTCTTATGCCGGAACAATACCCCATCAGGCATTCATGATCTATCAAGCCATGTTTGCCATTATCACCCCAGCCTTAATTTCTGGAGCGATCGCAGAGCGGATGAGTTTCCGCGCCTATTCGCTGTTTGTCCTACTGTGGTCAACCTTTATTTACGCTCCTCTGGCTCACATGGTCTGGGCGAAAGGTGGATTTTTAGGTTTGTATGGTGGATTAGGTGCCCTGGACTTTGCTTAGGTGGCACAGTAGTTCATATTAGTTCCGGCGTTTCAGCTTTGGTAGCAGCGATCGTCCTTGGTCCTCGCAAAACCCATCCCGATCGTCTTAGCCCGCCGCACAACGTTCCGTTTATTTTGCTGGGTGCTGGCTTGTTGTGGTTTGGTTGGTTCGGTTTTAACGCTGGGAGTGCTTTATCTATTG
This portion of the Nostoc sp. GT001 genome encodes:
- a CDS encoding GAF domain-containing protein gives rise to the protein MKAPLPDNEAQRIEAILQYKILDTPSEATFDDLTRLASYICQTPIALISLIDTNRQWFKSKVGLDTPETHRDFAFCAHAILQPDIFVVPDTRDDERFATNPLVTSDPNIRFYAGVPLTNPEGYALGTLCVIDYVPRELNLEQLEGLRTLGHQVIKQLELRRNLASLVLVTKKSNQAQKVRKQFFKKIAASFGFSSVILVLIGVVSYQNTRILTNFNRSIVKHTYKKLNSLEKILSQVKDAEIGQRSYIFTGEKLYLKSYQTALSNVDQEIAQLKNLTVAQANQQKQIATLEFLITAKLTELKQTIDLRQNKGLEAALQVLLKNDRENLMDDIRKAINEIENEDRGQIQKQSQAAKAWTRNTVLTLAIAICLSFIVLAVVYYSIYREVIERKRTEETLNQERNFISAVLDTVGALVIVLDSQGQIVRFNQTCEQITGYSFDEVRGRYSWNLFLIPEEVEPVKAIFDQLRSGQLSDNYENYWVMKDGSRRLIAWSNTTLKDYEGNVEYIVVTGIDITDGKRAQQHLTAQYVATRVLAESATISEATRKILQGICESLAWDLGEIWMVDEQANVLYFLDIWHKASIEMQEFEILKRQTTFAPGIGLPGRVWASSEPVWISDIAKDINFPDFKIAAQVGLHAAFGFPIRSGNKILGVITCFNREIQPLDEDLVKTMNSIGEQVGQFIQRKQAEEEIQRQNLRSQLFTEITLKIRQSLDIEEILQITVKEVQKILQTDRVLIYQLLPDQSANTVIEAVVSGLPAIKEQNNAAPYFEAEYLHQYNLQQYRQGKIFGLDNLDLLEVEQSHLELMQQFGVKVNLVVPILVKEELRGLLIVHQCDDSHHWSSFETDLLRQIADQVGIALTQAQLLAAETRQRQELEIARRQAELASQTKSAFLANISHEIRTPMNAVLGMTSLVLDTPLDEEQRDFIEIIRSSGDALLSLINEILDLSKLEAGEMALETLDFNLSTCVEEVVELLAPSAHNKGLEIAAIIDRNVPTQLKGDTGRLRQILMNLISNAIKFTSVGEVLVQAELRSPLALAEPSLSSTTATIHFAITDTGLGISSEDQRKLFTPFTQVDASTTRKYGGTGLGLAICKQLVTLMGGAIGVESQMEKGSKFWFELLFTKQVEPVEPKCERGILQNRRLLVVDNNTTNYKIISHQATHWGMEVDRVDSIAAAVKVIQQASEEGKLYHVALVDMQIAQTNGMTIKEQIPANSAITEIPLILLASTNQRDEVQQALKIGFATYLFKPIKPSRLLDAIINILETQPESEQEFRGRELEATEEISSPETSDILTSSSNLSTKSKLRILLAEDNLVNQKVALNQLQSLGYKADVVANGKEVLQLLEKIPYDLILMDCQMPILDGLETTKEIHRWQEDAFALGHRPVVIAMTANVMKEDEQTCLNAGMDDYLSKPVFKEKLAETLEHWTGVIVSQQEAGVYEQTVSTDLAIDWEHLHRISGNDEEFELNLLQISIEDIKPRLEIMKAAIAADDFGQISRETHHLKGASANIGATAMYLATDKLEQLASDRDLKGATNLILELEEFVNCIQYFLIKNKVVKQAGGRR
- a CDS encoding YnfA family protein: MIKSLLYFFWAGLLEIGGGYLIWLWLREGKPFWLGILGGIALAFYGVIATLQPTNFGRVYAAYGGVFIAMAMLWGWKVDGVTPDRYDLIGGCLALMSVLIIMFAPRT